A region of Astyanax mexicanus isolate ESR-SI-001 chromosome 23, AstMex3_surface, whole genome shotgun sequence DNA encodes the following proteins:
- the si:ch211-79m20.1 gene encoding bromodomain-containing protein 4B isoform X1, producing the protein MSSRSVCLSSRWSLLLLLAAFLRFGGAQDESLPPSLVDLVMNSPISSMQDLQRLLDVESVEEEEDEVHPNGTHKRLPRSLAGVQVAQQAMCKVRTEVMEVTRAMLDRRNANFLLWPLCVEVQRCSGCCNTRTLQCVPVTTETRHLQMTKIQFINRQPVYEKVVIPVEDHLTCSCQSRAVAPAPRAKATPPPPPPRLPPKVTPPKIQSKEELHRHDDLKQNQRFHLEDRETQEAQWQSKYTVTHTQGSPVHTLTHTQGLPVHTLTHTQGYRPSPVQHTLTHTPAGPSYVSLEDTSTRRTTLGVPHMQSDTTQHFTHQDGLQDRHAKTEHHTHLSTHSSTHQGSGDGSSKVQHQTPKERHSHQHHQHHIHLQHDQATPQHSTPIHDSSQSHGSNHHLSKSDVNLHHSSQLEAPILSYSHVEVIGQSSGQTELPDHVSGQSEAANHNHHSQTDRGEHRQEQSQHGHHHHHHHHQPTQASSTAGAVMNAPPTAPPAPQTPPPPVPQRRRRRKHRRRISKSAMRAMIMVMS; encoded by the exons ATGAGCTCGCGCTCGGTGTGTCTGAGCTCGCGCTGGAGTTTACTGCTGCTGCTCGCGGCGTTTCTGCGGTTCGGGGGCGCGCAG gatgaGTCTCTTCCTCCGTCTCTGGTTGATCTGGTGATGAACAGTCCGATCTCCTCTATGCAGGATCTGCAGAGGCTGCTGGACGTTGAATCCGTAG aagaggaggaagatgagGTCCATCCTAACGGCACACACAAGCGCCTTCCCAGAAGCCTCG ctGGGGTGCAGGTGGCGCAGCAGGCGATGTGTAAGGTGAGGAcggaggtgatggaggtgacgCGGGCCATGCTGGACCGACGCAACGCCAACTTCCTGTTGTGGCCGCTGTGTGTGGAGGTGCAGCGCTGCTCCGGCTGCTGCAACACCCGCACCCTGCAGTGTGTTCCGGTTACCACGGAAACACGACACCTACAG ATGACCAAGATCCAGTTCATCAACAGACAGCCGGTCTACGAGAAGGTGGTCATACCTGTGGAGGACCACCTCACCTGCAGCTGTCAGTCACGCGCCGTGGCCCCCGCGCCTCGAGCAAAGGCCACgccccctcctcctccacccAGACTCCCCCCTAAAGTCACTCCACCCAAGATCCAGTCGAAGGAGGAGCTGCATCGCCACGACGACCTCAAGCAGAACCAGAGGTTCCACCTGGAGGACAGAGAGACTCAGGAAGCGCAGTGGCAATCCAaatacacagtcacacacacacagggctcacccgtacacacactcacacacacacagggcttacccgtacacacactcacacacacacagggctacCGGCCCAGCCCGgtccaacacacactcacacacactccggcTGGGCCATCGTACGTCAGTCTGGAGGACACGTCCACCAGAAGAACCACGCTGGGAGTCCCCCACATGCAGAGCGACACCACCCAGCACTTTACGCATCAGGACGGGCTACAGGACCGCCATGCAAAGACAGAGCATCACACACACCTGAGCACACACTCGAGCACACACCAGGGCAGTGGTGATGGCAGCTCCAAAGTTCAACACCAAACACCAAAGGAGCGCCACAgtcatcagcaccatcagcatCACATACACTTACAGCACGACCAGGCGACACCACAGCACAGCACGCCCATTCACGATTCCAGCCAATCGCACGGCTCCAATCATCATCTCAGCAAATCAGACGTGAACCTTCACCACAGCAGCCAACTGGAGGCCCCCATTCTCAGCTACAGCCATGTAGAAGTGATCGGCCAATCCAGTGGACAGACAGAGCTGCCTGACCACGTCTCCGGCCAATCAGAAGCAGCCAATCACAACCACCACAGCCAAACGGATCGTGGTGAACACCGTCAAGAGCAATCCCAACACggccatcatcaccatcatcatcaccatcaaccAACACAAGCTAGCAGCACAGCAGGAGCAG TGATGAACGCCCCCCCGACTGCACCGCCTGCACCTCAGACTCCACCTCCACCCGTCCCTCAGCGGAGACGACGGAGGAAACACCGAAGGAGGATCAGCAAGTCTGCCATGAGAGCCATGATCAT GGTAATGTCCTGA
- the si:ch211-79m20.1 gene encoding LIM domain-containing protein A isoform X2, which produces MCKVRTEVMEVTRAMLDRRNANFLLWPLCVEVQRCSGCCNTRTLQCVPVTTETRHLQMTKIQFINRQPVYEKVVIPVEDHLTCSCQSRAVAPAPRAKATPPPPPPRLPPKVTPPKIQSKEELHRHDDLKQNQRFHLEDRETQEAQWQSKYTVTHTQGSPVHTLTHTQGLPVHTLTHTQGYRPSPVQHTLTHTPAGPSYVSLEDTSTRRTTLGVPHMQSDTTQHFTHQDGLQDRHAKTEHHTHLSTHSSTHQGSGDGSSKVQHQTPKERHSHQHHQHHIHLQHDQATPQHSTPIHDSSQSHGSNHHLSKSDVNLHHSSQLEAPILSYSHVEVIGQSSGQTELPDHVSGQSEAANHNHHSQTDRGEHRQEQSQHGHHHHHHHHQPTQASSTAGAVMNAPPTAPPAPQTPPPPVPQRRRRRKHRRRISKSAMRAMIMVMS; this is translated from the exons ATGTGTAAGGTGAGGAcggaggtgatggaggtgacgCGGGCCATGCTGGACCGACGCAACGCCAACTTCCTGTTGTGGCCGCTGTGTGTGGAGGTGCAGCGCTGCTCCGGCTGCTGCAACACCCGCACCCTGCAGTGTGTTCCGGTTACCACGGAAACACGACACCTACAG ATGACCAAGATCCAGTTCATCAACAGACAGCCGGTCTACGAGAAGGTGGTCATACCTGTGGAGGACCACCTCACCTGCAGCTGTCAGTCACGCGCCGTGGCCCCCGCGCCTCGAGCAAAGGCCACgccccctcctcctccacccAGACTCCCCCCTAAAGTCACTCCACCCAAGATCCAGTCGAAGGAGGAGCTGCATCGCCACGACGACCTCAAGCAGAACCAGAGGTTCCACCTGGAGGACAGAGAGACTCAGGAAGCGCAGTGGCAATCCAaatacacagtcacacacacacagggctcacccgtacacacactcacacacacacagggcttacccgtacacacactcacacacacacagggctacCGGCCCAGCCCGgtccaacacacactcacacacactccggcTGGGCCATCGTACGTCAGTCTGGAGGACACGTCCACCAGAAGAACCACGCTGGGAGTCCCCCACATGCAGAGCGACACCACCCAGCACTTTACGCATCAGGACGGGCTACAGGACCGCCATGCAAAGACAGAGCATCACACACACCTGAGCACACACTCGAGCACACACCAGGGCAGTGGTGATGGCAGCTCCAAAGTTCAACACCAAACACCAAAGGAGCGCCACAgtcatcagcaccatcagcatCACATACACTTACAGCACGACCAGGCGACACCACAGCACAGCACGCCCATTCACGATTCCAGCCAATCGCACGGCTCCAATCATCATCTCAGCAAATCAGACGTGAACCTTCACCACAGCAGCCAACTGGAGGCCCCCATTCTCAGCTACAGCCATGTAGAAGTGATCGGCCAATCCAGTGGACAGACAGAGCTGCCTGACCACGTCTCCGGCCAATCAGAAGCAGCCAATCACAACCACCACAGCCAAACGGATCGTGGTGAACACCGTCAAGAGCAATCCCAACACggccatcatcaccatcatcatcaccatcaaccAACACAAGCTAGCAGCACAGCAGGAGCAG TGATGAACGCCCCCCCGACTGCACCGCCTGCACCTCAGACTCCACCTCCACCCGTCCCTCAGCGGAGACGACGGAGGAAACACCGAAGGAGGATCAGCAAGTCTGCCATGAGAGCCATGATCAT GGTAATGTCCTGA